ATTTTTTGCAAAGAATGCAGCCGCTTTTGGAGCTTCTGGAATGGAAATTTGCGGTTTTGCACCAGTTTCCTGAGCAGTATCGAGAAAATCTGCCTCCTGATAAGCAATCCTTTCGTCCGGCAGTCTCTTTAATCCACCAATGCAGAATACTTGTATGTATTCAGGTAATTTCTTTCTCAATGAGTAGTATTCATCATGATTTTCAGCAAGGATCGATGCAAGATTTGCTTTATCAAGAATAAAACATTCATAGCCAATCCATTTTCTGAGGACTTTGTAAGTGAAATTTGCAGCTTCATCAATACAATCAAATGGTGTAAAATAAATTTTTTCTTTCACAGGGAGGGGCTCAGCCATTATGTTAGCCCATGTAATAATGCCAAGTGTCCCTTGAGCTCTCGTATAAAGTCTGTTCCAATCAAATCCGGGACCCCATGGACCAACCATATCTGTATTGATGACATCCGGTGGTGCTGGAGCCGCTGAACCAGTCCTGAATATCTCTGCCTTAGGCATTACAATTTCAGCCGTGTAAAGAGGTTCGCTGTAGCAGAATTCCTGAACTGCCATAGGATGTGCTTCAAGGTGTGCAGTCACAACTGACTGGTCTTTCCTTGGAAGAAGTGGCATCATAGCACGAAGCCCTTCTTTTGCCAAAGCTTCCTGAAGTTCATCGTAATTGACCCCCGGCTGGATTCTTGTAGCTCTGTTGCGGTAATCAATTTTAAAGATTTTTTTCCATCCAGACAGGTCTATAACTATCCCTCCCATTTCCGGAATAGCACAGCCATAATTATGAGTGCCTGAACTTACTGGTACTACTGGAATCTTCTCTTCATTTGCCAATTTAACTATGTTGCATACCTGCTCAGTGTTTTCTGGATAAACAACGAAGGATGGCTTTCTTGGTTTTGATAAGCTAACATCTTTGGAATATCTCTCTCTCGTTTCATCGTCATCTTTGACATTCGATTCTCCGACAATGCCTGCTAACTTCTTCTTAATATCATCGTGGTACTGCTTTTTTTCGGCTACCACTTCGCTGTAAGGCTTGTCTTCGAGAGGTTTGATATAATCCACCTTGGCTGGAATTTTCTCGGGCATATTTTACCTCCTTAATTTCCTCTAAACTTAAATTAACAAGACACTTTTTTCGAACATAGACACTCTACTGTCCGAATTTTAATTATTTGTCAAGTAAAATTGACCAATTTTTTTCAGTTATTTTTCTAATTCAAAAATAACTTTGGGGAGGTAATCAAAAAGAGAAAAACTTATTTTTTCAATTTCCTTTATTGAAAGAGGAGAAAAATATTCATTGGGAAATAAATTTACCTCTTGCCTTTACCCTTTCCTTTCTTCGACTTGGGCACTACATAGTAATAAGGATAGTAA
This region of Candidatus Schekmanbacteria bacterium genomic DNA includes:
- a CDS encoding FAD-binding oxidoreductase yields the protein MPEKIPAKVDYIKPLEDKPYSEVVAEKKQYHDDIKKKLAGIVGESNVKDDDETRERYSKDVSLSKPRKPSFVVYPENTEQVCNIVKLANEEKIPVVPVSSGTHNYGCAIPEMGGIVIDLSGWKKIFKIDYRNRATRIQPGVNYDELQEALAKEGLRAMMPLLPRKDQSVVTAHLEAHPMAVQEFCYSEPLYTAEIVMPKAEIFRTGSAAPAPPDVINTDMVGPWGPGFDWNRLYTRAQGTLGIITWANIMAEPLPVKEKIYFTPFDCIDEAANFTYKVLRKWIGYECFILDKANLASILAENHDEYYSLRKKLPEYIQVFCIGGLKRLPDERIAYQEADFLDTAQETGAKPQISIPEAPKAAAFFAKNLRRCWDKEIYWKDFLKGACADIFFITTMESAGKFKKIMMEEAVKLDYPTADIGIYLQPIENGRAAHLEFNIPYDPNDGDECCLVSKLHEEASRRMYAEGAVFTRAYGKWAEIVNGTNAVQYKTSKLIKDYLDPNGIMNPGKLGL